cagGTAAGTACTGTTGTTTATAACAtttgacagaaaagaaaacataagtttGGAGGCctaagttttctctttttttgtggaaaAAGTAGACTTTTAATAACTGCTTTTATCACTAGGTTATGTCATGCAGTTACAAAGTATTtagaaatttttgaaagagtattactgttaacaataacaataaaaaaaaagctcattCATTACATAAATATCTAGTACTTCATTGGGATACTACTTTTCAAAAGGCCCTGGCCAAATAACTCTCAAACAAAACATTCAATCCAAGGTTGTTTCCAGCCCAATTAATGAAGCTTGTTGGAGGCCTAAGCTTTTGTGCACCAACCTTGAAGACAGATTTCTTACCTTATAAAATGGGAATTCTAAGAGATCTGGGCACATTTTATCTGAGCACTACTCTTCCTAAAGCATTCTGCTCTCTTGACATTCCCTATATCCCAATCTCCTAGTTTTTCTCCTAGCTGTCAGGACATTCCTTCGTGAAATTTTCTTCAACAACCTTTCTTCTGCTCATAGTTCTCTCTGAGGCTTAAATGTTGCATTTTGCACTTTTCTGGGTAATTTTGTCTACTCCCTTGAGTTCAGCTATGAACTGTAGCGTGAATACTTCCAAACTGATAATACTGTTAAGATATGGCTCCTGAAGTTCAGACTCCATGTTGAACTATGTATTCTGTTAAAGAATGAGGTTACCTTTGAAAATCTGAGTGCATGGACTGGGCATCAATATCCCTTTGTTGCTGATTATGAAGAAGGTGGGAAATGCTAAGAgatgattttacatattttatatttctcccattttattcaatatttgcaATTTGCTAAGAGCCCTATGTCTCAGCCACTATGCAGCTgacaaggatataaagaaaaataaaagcccatCTATCCCTGCCAGTACTGTCAGTATTTGTCAGGGGTGTCTGGGTATATGGTAATGGTGGTGTGTTGGGTTGGATATGAATACAAGAAAACATTAAATCATAAAACAGTGTAGAAACTGTCATAATAAAAGATGCACAATAGAGGCATCACCTGAAAAACCTAAGTCAATATACCTCAGAAAAAGAGTACAAGAAAGGGAGTAAGATATAAGTGCTGTTGGAAATCTTTTGCTACCACTCCTGGGTAGGAGGACTCAAAATTGAATTTGATAAGTAGGCACAGTTTGACAGATTACACACAGGATGATTTTCATGACATTTGAAAAACCTACCACCATTTCCAAAACAGTCTTCCCTAAACTTGGCACTAGGCTCAGAGTCACGTGGGAGTTGAATAAGATATGGCCTAATGTTGAGGAGCTTCCAGTCTAGTGGATGTGGCTCCATTTAGCTGACATAACACAGCTAGGTATTTAGGACCCAGAAGAAGTCAAATAAATTGGTCTAGGTTTGCATGTCATTTATTATGTTTGTCCTAGATATCCTCAAAAGAATCTCAAAATACCCTATTAATTCAGTCAAGCTCTATTTAAGAGGAGCCCAATTAATTCCTAGTATACCACATATTTTTCATTGAAGACTgcttatcttttttctcttgtaatttgAAGTATAAATAATTCTAGATTGAGGTTATGCCCATTGAGCTTCAGCCTTCCATTGGCTCTTTTTTCCAATCTTTGCcattatttgcaaataaaattattcagtacaatattttcattatttatgcatttattcagCACACTTACTAAATGTAGGCTTCATGATGGTTATGTTAGGTGTTTTTGTTCCTCTAGTAGTTATAACAAGTATCTAGCATTGGGATATACTGAAGCCCATAAATTTGGGAATAAGTTATAATAGTgtatgttttacttttgaaaacctcatttgtaattttctaagAGACCCAAGAAATAAGATCAGAGGTTAGATTATTTTAGGTGgagtttcaatttttaaattacaaagggaaatttggattattatttttttttagaatttcttaGAAGAATTTGGTTATCTGAATGGAGATACAATGAACACCACATAAATCTGCACACCTTCAGaatttctttgaaatgatcacCTAAAGCATGGCTTGGAAGTGCTTAAGTTAGaagctattattatttctgcaGGATTATGTATGTGGAGATAATAAGTGTTCTCCCAACAGTATATCCACTCTTCTGGTTCTCCCCCCATGTTTCATTGGAAACCAGCCTGTCATGAATACTAATATTTACAAATACTTGTTGATTTCATAAGCCTAAgtttgtattttgcatttcataaATAACTGTAAATATCAAAACTCTACTAAGATTGCATTCACTTTACAGATCTGAAACCTGAAGTTCAGATAGCTTCAATAGCTAACAAAGATAAACAAACATGTGACGAATAGGTTTGAACTCAAATCTTTGTATTCATCTTCATGCATTCTTGATGTAATTCATGTATTTACTTAGGTATAAAATGTGTATAATAGGTAACTACCACATAAGTTTAAGGGTCAAATTAGTTGTATTCATTTAGTATCTAGCATTTATTGTTTTctaaaatgtagttatttttagttacctctgattattttcttagaatgttatttttaatttgtcttctGTAAAGTCCAGAGGACTTGTGGAACCAATATGGGGGTTGCTGGATATTGTCTGGAAAAAGACAAGTGGGAAATATTCTGGGTGTCCCATAGCAGATTCTATCAAAGCAGCtctgctttgatttgttttacATATTGGGCTAAAAAGGTTGGGAAACCACTACCTTACAATAAATTTTTAGAAGTGAAATGCCTATTGTGGAGTATAACAACATATTTAAGGACTTTTGGTAAACTGAGAATTGCCTTCAATGGATATTATGCCAAATAGACTTACCAGAATTGTATATAAAATACCTCCTTATCCCCATAACACTGGATTTTATACAAAAGTCTAAGTGCTTTTAATTCATGTGATTTCAGGTTGTTTATATGACTAAAGAGTTCATATTCACACTCATCATGTCTGTTTTCAATAACTGTGAGGTCCAGCTTTTTCTTCTGATTGGGATCCCTGGCCTGGAACATGCCCACATCTGGATCTCCATCCCCATCTGCCTCATGTACCTGCTTGCCATCATGGGCAACTGCACCATTCTCTTTCTCATAAAGACagagccctcactccatgagccCATGTATTATTTCCTTGCAATGTTGGCTGTCTCCgacctgggcctctctctctcctcccttcctacGATGCTGAAGATCTTTGTGTTCAATGCCATGGGAATTTCACCCAATACCTGCTTTGctcaagaattcttcatccatgGATTCACTGTCATGGAATCCTCAGTGCTTCTAATTATGTCTTTGGATCGCTTTCTTGCCATTCACAATCCCCTGAGATATAGTTCTATTCTCACCAGCCGCAGGGTTCTTAAAATGGGACTGATTTTGACCATCAGGAGCATTCTCCTAGTGCTCCCGTTCCCCTTCATTCTAAGGAGATTAAAATATTGTCAGAAGAATCTCCTTTCTCACTCATACTGTCTTCATCAGGATACCATGAAGCTGGCCTGCTCTGACAACAAGATTAATGTCATCTATGGCTTTTTTGTTGCTCTCTGTACCATGCTGGACTTGGCATTGATTGTTCTGTCATATATCTTAATCTAAAGGGTGGTACTTAGCATTGCATCCCTGGCAGAGGGGCTCAAGGCTCTCAACACCTGTGTTTCCCACATCTGTGCTGTGCTCATCTTCTATGTACCCATCATCACCCTGGCTGCCATGCACCGTTTTGCCAAGCACAAAAACCCCCTTGTTTTGCTCCTTATTGCAGATATGTTCTTGTTGGTGCCACCACTGATGAACCCCATCGTGTATTCTGTAAAGACCAGACAGATCTGGGAGAAAATCTTAGTGAAGTGGCTTCAAGTATGTGGGAGATAAGAAGTTGAATATTGAGGTGTTGAATTATCAATGCATAAGTACTTACTGGTCACCTATAATGCCATGGTGGTCACTACATAATGGAGGAGTGATGGCAGATTGTGAAAATGTAACCCAGAATTCATAATAAAGTTAGACGAATAATATCAAAggagaatgaagaaataaagtgatATGATTCCTAGAggtttaattaacattttaagtagagttaaaacaaaacaatatataatGGAGCATTTGGGTTTGAGTCAGCTATTAAAGAAAGGTTAGCATTTGAACAGATTGAGATTATTATTCAATtagaatttatgaaaatataCAAGGTACAATCACTGTACTATTAAGAAAAGCACAATTAGTGGAGAGGGTGAGCCAAGAGCATATTGAGTACAGAGCAGCAACTGAAGATTAGCACAGCTAGAATAGAGAGGGTGATTTTGCACATATTGAGTCATAATTTTGGATAGTATGATTGGATCACCATttggaataaatagaaaatcctaaaacaGCCTGAATTCAGGAGGTACTGGGAGTCAATATAGTCTGTACAACAAGCAACCtgacatcatgaatgtaattttGAGAACAATATGTCTGTCATCATGAACAAGAGGGAttgaatttgagagtgatgaaaaAAGTGAAATCAGGGGGATATTCTTCAAATAAAACTGGTGTGAGGTGATGACTCTGTCAAGGGACAGGGATAGAAAGATCAAAagcatttaggtttttttttggttgatgCTACAAGAAAATCATGTAACTTCTAGGAAATTTATAAATTCTGCgaagtttctaaaaaataattttaaactaccTATACTTCTACCATTTGTTTAGTAAATTCTCGatgctttaaaaaattcttttgggtcctctaattttttttaaaatacattttatttttagaacagaTTTAGAGTTTCATAAAATTTGTAAATatcaagttcccatatacctcacaTTCAATTTCTCCTATTGATATCTTACATTGATATGATACATGTATCACAATTAacaaaccaatattgatacattgttattaactaaagtccatacatTGTTCAGATATCCTTAGgctttacctaatgtcctttttctgttccagggtCCTAACCAGCCCCTCACATTACACTACTCATCATATCTCCTTAGCCTCCTGACTATGACAGTTACTCAGACATTCCATGTTTTTTATGATCTCTACAGTTCTGAGTCAGGTATTTTGCAGAATATCCATATATTGGGATATTTCTAATGTCTTTCTCGTTATTAGACTGAGGTTATAGGTTTTGAGGGTGAAGATCGTAAGAGGTAAATTGCCATCATCATACCACACCTACAGTGcatactatcaacatgacttatctCTGTTGATGTTGACCTCAACTACCTGGCTGAATttctgtttgtcaggtttctctgcTGTAAAATTACTCTCATCCCCCCACTTCCATATAGTACCCTTTGGTAAGAAGTCACTAAGTCCCACACTTAAGGAGTTGGGAGGTATGGTCCACTTCTATATAAATTCTTTGGAATTCTGTATGggaaatttctctcttctcccccatttttaaatttattcatttatttatataagtatgggctcatgaatatttattttatactttggggtTAAAACCCAATACTACctaattttgttgctcaaattgttccagctttgactactgggagctctttcagttacCTTCTGTCTTTGACATAACCTCATCATTTGggtgttgttgttttgtttcattttgtttttagctCTTCATTACTTTCTGGTACTGAAAAAAGGCTCCAGTcacattttttgcatttcttaCCCCAATACTAGAATCAACCATTTCTTCATGgagtcctggttccttttattggagaatggtattagaaaccaagatctgggctcTAGGTgtctaaagtttttaaaaattgtgttcctACAGAATTTAAAAAGTTGTCCACCTGGTTAATCTGTgaaaatctccccatctcaagttccttaaccttaatcacatctgcaaaaaccCTTCGGCTATGTAAGGTAACTTGTTAACAAGTTCCAGGAATGAAGAAGAGGACATATTCAGGGAGTATTATTCTGTATAACACAAATAAATGCATTTCCTCAATTAGCTTTCTAACAGCAACCAGCTTAAATATATTTCCTCTATTGATGCTTTGCTGACAGCCTCCTGCCTCAGATATAACAGACTTATATCTCCGTTGTGATTCCTTTCACTATGTACTGACTTCTACAACATAATCTACAATTATTAGCTTTCAGTGTTTTATAGGTTGTTTGCCTTTGCTGAATTATAAACTCTGAAAGGGATGCCTATGTATCTTATGTAGTTTTATCTTCCAACTGCACATACTTGGACAAAGAAGGACTTAATAAAGATTTGTTGGTCAGTTGGTGAATTCATGAGTGGCCGAAAATCACCAGAACACATCATCCCTCAGGTAGCTCATTTCCTACTGCTACAACCAAGCCTAAAACAAAGACACTGGTGTCTGCCAGAGCTCTGCTGTCTGCTTTGTAAAGGTCAGAGCACTTACCTCCCCTATTGCATCTCCCCACTAAAATCTATTCTTGCACCAGAGTGCACTATCTCATTTAACTTTCCATGTCTAATCTGACACATAGTCCTAGAGAAATGGATTTCCCAACCATCTATCAGAGTTTTCCTAGTCTCTCCGTCTCTCCTATAATCCTTATCCAAATCTCTGTCCTTTCACATTGTACTTTTCTTATGTCCTCTTTATTTTGCCCCCTGCTTCAATCTTACCCTCCAGTCTTTTCTCCATCTTGCAACCCTACTAACCTATTAGGAAGGTATTAGTAAAAGcaaaacaggtcattttatccattcTCTTAATAAACCGTGTATCTCCTACTATCCTTGGGGTAGAAAACCAAGTCCATGAAGAATATTTATGTACTGGTTGCTGCATCTTTCTTTGCCTCATCTCAGGTCAAGGGTCTAGAGACAACTGGACTCCTTTTACTGTAGGCATGAAAACCCAGCACAGAATACACAGATAataaccaaaggacaaaatattCTTACAAGCATGAAGGAGCCATAGTAACTGATGATAAGCCATGATTTGGCAGATAAAGGAAACAGAGCCCAGAAAAATGCAGTGACTTCCCCAAGGACACACAACTAATATATCTGAAATAGTTAAAAAAGGAGATTACAAAATGTCCATATGTTTATCTGTTTTGACTCTTATGACAACCCACTAAAATGGATAATATTAGAAACCAAAGAAAATTCTAAGATGGAAATCAAAGGGAACAGttagaagaagggagaaaaataactttttctggTTCAGAGAAATTTCCAAACCTGAACTACTTCCCTAGGCCTCATGGGGTTGGCCCTGGGTATGGGAGCTGGAgaataaaaccatttttaatgATACAGAGGAGGTATTGGGATTGCAGTCTCTAATCCAGTGGTCATACTGGTTGGAAGAATTAAAATCTTGAATGGATTAACTTTGTGCTCTGGGGAGAGGAGGTCATCTATCCATACTGTCTGCACTTCTTTGAAGACGTATTATTTGCAACATTCTTTATCAAATATATTAAGTGCAGTATATCTCATCTAATCTTTATATAATTATCTGAAGTAGATGTTACTCTAGTTGCAAATTTTCAGTTCATTGAAACTAAGTAATTGCAAAAATTATAGGTGATTGTGTGAAAACTGGACTGAAGTTATCTGGGGCTACTGCTTTTGTTGTAAAGCCCTGCACTACATTGTGCCaggagataaagaaagaatcaaacaaacaaacaaaaggaaatgaaataaagagagaaaattagtCTTTGGAGGTGATACTGGATAGATCAGAAAAACATACTGACAAGTCTTCCTGGACCATGTTTTGTTGATCCATATAAATGTGGATTGTTCAAAAAAATTTCAACTAGttctcaacatttaaaaaatcatgagatttcacataatattttggaaatttattttctctttaaacattAACACATTTTGTAATATTAGCCTAGCATTCTAGAACTGAATAGCCATGCCTCTCAAGTTAGAGCTTTCCACATACCATCATCCCTCCCAACTTGTTATCAGTCTTGCACAAGTTTTCCTTCACTCATTTACCATCTTGTGCAGCCTCTGCATGGATTTGGGTTTCTGACTCCAGCTTAGCATTTCTGGGGAGAGGTAAAGTGAGTAGACTTGCCTTACTGTAAGTTCGATACAGGTTCCCAAGTCATTAATTTATTCCTACATCCCAGACCTCTTCTCTACACATTAGACCAACATATCTACCTGCCTCCTTGCCTACTTGACtccacattttaataaaaattgtaatAATATCTCACAGTCACTCCTCACTTTTTAAGTATCATTTAGTATGCTAAATGCTTTataagcattatctcatttattccttaaagTAACCCAGTAGTAAgttttatttatctatgtttGACAGCTAAGGAAGAAGGAGATTGCAAAGGTAAATAAACTTTCCTGggacacacagctagtaagtggtataACCTGGATTCAACTGAGGTTGTTCCTATTTCAGAGACTGCATTCTTAACTGGCTCATTCTTTCCATTGGGATATTATCCACGTATCTAGAATGTACTATCTCCAAAACACAATTAATTCCTCCCTTTAAGCCTGTTCCTCATAAAGTATTCCTTATCTCAGCAATTAGCAGTCTCAAGAAATTAGTTGTTCAAAATAGAAACCAAGGAATCATCATTCCTTCATCCCTGCTGTTCAGTCCACACATACAATAAATATCCAATCCTGAAAATTAttccttctaaatattttataattctattcACTTCTCTCCTTGATTCTACTGTGGTACTAGTTCATGGCTACATCTCTGAACTGTTATAAAATCTTCCTACTTGTTCTTCCTTTATCAAATCTTCCCTAATCCATTCCCTATGTCACAGCCAGACAGaacatataaatatgcaaatgtgATAATGTTACTCCCCTGGGTAACCACTTCATTGGCTTCCCATTATACTAAAGGTACACGTCCTGTACTTTGGCTTGACCTACACACCTCATCAGTCAGATTTTTGCTTAATTCACACTCTAGTCTCCTGCCACTCATTCTTCCTACTAGTACTTGGGTCTTAGCTCAATTCTATAAATACTTTATATCATaatatccatccttccatccatttgTTCATTGAAGCAATTAGGGAGGGAAGTATAATGTAAGGTGTATCTGGAGAAATAAATAAAGGCCAAAACCTACAGGCTCtacaaaatagcatttttttcctAACACTAATGGAAAAATATTGATGTTACAAACAGAATGACGTAGATTTGAATTTTACAAGTAAGAAAAGGAAGAGTAAGAGAACAACAGGTAAAATATAGAGCTATAGTAATAATCTAGGTGATGCAATGGTAGCTTGCACCAAGGTAGAGTAATAAAGAGGTAGATCTGAGATGTATTTAACTGACAAAAGCAATAGCTGTTCCTAATGGATTGACTATTGGCAGGCAGTGGAAAAGGCAAGGTCAGGATTAATGACTAGATGGATGATAGTGCCATTACTAGGGGGAGAAAAATGAATTCCATTTTAATTCTACTGGATTGAGGTGCCCAGTAGCTCTGTTTGAGGGTCCCTCTATTTGCTTTCCCCTCTGCATAGAATCCCTCACCACCTAATCCACAATATTCATTCACATAAGAGAAAATGGACAGAGTCCACCTTGCTCAGCACATGGAACAATACCTGACACATGGGAAGTACACATTAGATATGTCACGAAAAGTGATACACCAATGAAATAAGGTATGTAGCTATCGTTGGTGTCTGAAATTAGTGCTTAATAATAATTCTAGGATATGCATTTGAATTTCTAGGGAAATATCTACGCCTTTCAGAAAACCAAAAAATACCAAGAAATGACTTTTATTTATAAGTTACAGGAGGGAACTATTCTCTTTCACCTTGTTActtttatatcttaataaaggGAGCATCGGTTACAACAGTTCTCAAATATTTTGGTATTAGGATCCCTTTAAACTCTTAAAACCCAAAGATATTTCATTTCTGCAGgttatatttattgatatttgcgatattaaaaattgaaactggaaaacattatttattaattgaaataaaacaaacccATTGCATATTAACTtaaatagcacatttttaaatatgagatagaacaattaaaaaaaccatGTGACCTAGCCTTAAAATTTCACAGTTACTTCTACAATGATGACTTTGAGGCAGTTAAAAAGTCCATTTATAAGGGGAGAAGAAATAGACTCCATCTGTGGGTGGGGAAATGACAAGATTCTAGAAGAGCAGGTAAAATTCAAAATAGTTCTGTGGTAATTTTTGGAAAACACAATCTGCCACATCATATTACATTGTGATATTTTCCTCACCAGGGTGAGAGTTTTGTAAGAGCTGTGACTGTATCTTGTTTATTCCtgggtaaataaataaaactctccTCCATTTTATGCATGCTAGATACTATAAAGAAGAGAGGAATGAGGCACATTTAAGGAAATTCTGCCACCAAGACTAGTCCCAGCTAGTAACAAAAGGCTCGGGTCACCCGATCTCGGATCTGCTTGGTCTTCACACTGTAGACAATGGGGTTCATcaggggagggaagagaagataCACGAAGCCCATGACCACCTGGACCAGATGGGGTGCCTGCTTCCCAAAGCGGTGGATGATGGACAAGCCAATCATGGGAGTGTAGAAGAAAAGCACAGCACAGATGTGGGAGACACAAGTGTTAAGAGCCTTGAATCTCTCAGACCTGGAGGCGATGGACAGTACAGTGTGCAGAATCAGGGCATAGGAGAAGAGGATGAGCAGAGAGTCTATACCCACAGTGGAAACAATGACAAACATGCCATAGATATTGTTGGCCTTGATGTCAGCACAGGCCAATTTCATCACTTCTTGATGGAGACAGTAGGGATGTGAGAGGACAGTGGAACCACAGTAGGGGAATCTCTTGAGCATAAAAGGCAATGGGAAAATGAGTGCTACACTGCGGCCCAAGGATGCCAGGCCAATCCTGCCAATGACTGTGTTGCTTAGGATGGAAGCATAGTGCAAGGGGCGGCAAATGGCCACAAAGCGGTCAAAGGCCATGGACAGTAGCACAGAAGACTCCAGGAAGGATAAGCAGTGAATGAAAAAGAGCTGGGCAAAACAGGCATCATGTCGAATCTCTTGTGCTCCAACCCAAAAGATAGCCAGCACCGTAGGGAGGGTGCACAGGGACAGACCCAGGTCAGTCAGAGCCAGCATGCAGAGGAAGAGGTACATAGGCTCATGGAGCAAGGGCTCTGTTTTAATGATGAAAAGAATCATGCAGTTGCCCAGGATGGAAACCAGGTACGTGACACACAGTAGGATGGAGATCCAGAAGGGAATGTGCTCCAGACCCGGAATGCCACTCAGCAGGAAGGTAGAGGgaatgctgctgctgttgtttccCAGGGATTCCAGTGTCATTGtgtggggaaggaagagggagttGGATTCCCTCCAGAATCCTAAAAAGGATAGAGTAAATGTTATTGTTTGTATCGGGGCAGAAAttaactgggggaaaaaaaaagaatcaagacaACCAAGAAGTATGCAACTTCTCCAGAGGTTATTGCACCCTGGTCCCTGGCTTCCTGTCACCAATTTTTTAGGGGTCAATTTTCATACTCTTATACTGCCAAAAGAAAACTGAGATGAGGAATTGTGAAGTGACTTGTTAAGGTTATGTAACTTCCAAGAGTTAAGCAGGGTGATTTGTCTATTCTCTGCCTGGCTCTCTACCCTTTTCACTCTGCTCTGAGTGGCAAGAGAGACTGCATCAACCAGGCTTCTTTGCCCTCTGGCTTTTTGTTGAGCTCAGACAGTGGGGAGCACCTATAAGAGATAGTAGTGTGGGAGGGAGAAGAGCCAGTTCAGGTTCCCAGCCTGAGATGCTGTGGGTTGGCAGTGGCTGTGTTCTGCAACCGAAGGCCACAGCTCTTGCTGGGGACCTTTCTCCTGCAGCAACAGGTCTTCCTGGGTTCAAGAAACTGCTCTCATTCCTTGCCCCTTCAGGCTAAGAGGTGGAAGAGCCTTCACTATCCCTGGTTTTCATACTTAAGATTTCCCATTCTTGTAAACAGATCTTTCTGCCAGGACTCTCACCAATATTCCACCCATTCTTTAAGATACggtcttcctttccttttgtttcccttgcttccttcactcttcttttctttttttgtttaatctCACTGGCCACATATCAACCCCTAACCTTTGACACAGACCAACACTTCACTT
This genomic stretch from Choloepus didactylus isolate mChoDid1 chromosome 6, mChoDid1.pri, whole genome shotgun sequence harbors:
- the LOC119536435 gene encoding olfactory receptor 51G2, giving the protein MTLESLGNNSSSIPSTFLLSGIPGLEHIPFWISILLCVTYLVSILGNCMILFIIKTEPLLHEPMYLFLCMLALTDLGLSLCTLPTVLAIFWVGAQEIRHDACFAQLFFIHCLSFLESSVLLSMAFDRFVAICRPLHYASILSNTVIGRIGLASLGRSVALIFPLPFMLKRFPYCGSTVLSHPYCLHQEVMKLACADIKANNIYGMFVIVSTVGIDSLLILFSYALILHTVLSIASRSERFKALNTCVSHICAVLFFYTPMIGLSIIHRFGKQAPHLVQVVMGFVYLLFPPLMNPIVYSVKTKQIRDRVTRAFCY
- the LOC119537817 gene encoding LOW QUALITY PROTEIN: olfactory receptor 51A7-like (The sequence of the model RefSeq protein was modified relative to this genomic sequence to represent the inferred CDS: substituted 1 base at 1 genomic stop codon), with the translated sequence MSVFNNCEVQLFLLIGIPGLEHAHIWISIPICLMYLLAIMGNCTILFLIKTEPSLHEPMYYFLAMLAVSDLGLSLSSLPTMLKIFVFNAMGISPNTCFAQEFFIHGFTVMESSVLLIMSLDRFLAIHNPLRYSSILTSRRVLKMGLILTIRSILLVLPFPFILRRLKYCQKNLLSHSYCLHQDTMKLACSDNKINVIYGFFVALCTMLDLALIVLSYILIXRVVLSIASLAEGLKALNTCVSHICAVLIFYVPIITLAAMHRFAKHKNPLVLLLIADMFLLVPPLMNPIVYSVKTRQIWEKILVKWLQVCGR